AATCTGCTGCATCACGCTAAGTTCCTATGACCTACTACCGCCGTCGCGTTTCTCCCATTAAGCCGGGCGAACCCATCGACTACAAAGATGTTGATCTGCTCCGCAAGTTCATCACCGAGCGTGGCAAAATTCTGCCTCGCCGGATCACGGGCTTGACCGCTAAACAGCAGCGTGACCTGACCGTCGCCATCAAGCGCGCACGAGTTCTGGCTCTGCTGCCCTTCATCAACCGCGAAGGCTAAGCGTTCCCCGTTAACCAAAGGTGGGGACGCTCAGACTTGCGGATTGAACGTTTATGGCCCCACCTTCTGGTTCAGTTTTGGTTACGGAGGCCGTCTGGGCAATTAGGATAGGTTGCTGACTACACCAGGATTCAGCTTGTGCAAAAGGGAACGCTGATCGAATTTCGCCTGCATGGAGACCGTCGACTGGCTGTTGCGGAGCGTCCAGAGGGCAAGAAGCACTGGATCGTCATTGACGAACGGGGTCAGTCCCACACGCTACATCCCAGACAAGTCACCTACGAGGTCGCGGACCAATCCTATAAGCCGACTGAGATTCCTCAGTTTTTGGCCGAGGTGCAGAACTACCTCGACCCCTCGAGTCTAGAGGTGGCCTGGGAGCTGCTGGTCGAGGATGGAGAAAGCACGACTCCGGCGCTGCTGGCGCAGCTCCTGTTTTCGGACCAGAGTCCGGCGTTTTGCTATGCTGCCCACTCCTTGCTCTCGGAAGATAAGCTTTATTTCAAGCAAAAGGGAGACAGCTACGAGCCGCGCTCTGTTACTCAAGTCGCTGAGATCAAGCATCAGGTAGCCGTTGAGGCTCAGCGTCAGCGAGAGTGGCAAGAGTTTTTGGCGAGGCTTGAAATGGCGCTGGCCGGTGAGTCAGTGGAGTGGGGCAGTGGCGATCGCCCGCGTTTGGATACACTGGAGCGTTTTGCTACTCTGGGGGAAACTGCGAACCATCGGACCCCGGCTCTCGAAATTTTGGCCGCGCTGAAGCGCCCCGAAACTCCTCAAGGCGCTTTTCAACTGCTGGTCGATCTGGGGCTGTGGAGCGTTCACGAGAACCTCTTCCTGCGGCGCAGTCAACTTCCCGTTGAGTTCTCTACAAAGGTCATTGACGTGGCTCATGGTCGTCTTCAGTCTCCGCCACCGGATGCCCATCCCGATCGCCTGGACCTGACGCATCTCAAGGTCTACACGATCGATGATGAGAGCACGCGCGAAATTGATGATGGCCTGAGCCTAGAGTATTTGCCGGATGGGCGGGAGCGGTTGTGGATCCACATCGCAGACCCGACGCGCTGGGTCGAGCCGGGGGATGAGCTGGATCTAGAGGCGCGCCGTCGCGGGACGACGGTGTACCTGCCGACGGGGATGATTCCCATGTTCCCGTCGGATTTGGCGACGGGGCCGATGAGCTTGATTCAGGGCCAGATCTGCTGCGCGCTAAGCTTCGGGGTACTGCTGACAGCAGAGGGAGCGGTCGAAGATTACAGCATCCATGTCAGCCGCATCAAGCCGACCTACCGCCTGACCTATGAGGATGTGGACGAGATGCTGCAGCTTGGCATCACGGCGGAGCCAGAGCTCAATGGGATTGCTGAGTGGGCGCGTCGCCGCGATCGCTGGCGTCATGCCCAGGGCGCCATCAGCATTCGGATGCCCGAGTCTTCGATCAAGGTCCAAGACGATGAGGTGGTGGTCAATGTCCTGGAGGATTCCCAGGCGCGCCAGCTTGTCGCTGAGATGATGATTTTGGCCGGAGAGGTGGCCGCTCACTACGGCCAAACCCACGGCTTGTATATGCCCTTCCGCAACCAGACTCAGCCGGAACTGCCGCCCGAGGAAGAGCTGATGCAGCTACCGGCGGGACCGGTACGGGCCTGCGCGATTCGCCGGTGCATGCCCCGCAGCGAAATGAGTCTGACGCCGGCTCGCCACGCCAGTTTGGGCCTCGACACTTATACCCAGGTGACGTCTCCCATTCGGCGCTACACCGATTTGCTGGCTCACTTTCAGATCAAGGCTCACCTGCGGGGCGAGCCAACTCCTTTTTCGTCGGACGTGATGCAGGAAGTGCTGGCGAGCGTGAGCACGACGGCCTATGAGGCGGTGCTGGTGGAGCGTCAGACCAATCGCTATTGGGGCCTGGAGTTTTTGCGGCGGCACACGGGTGAGGTGTGGCAGGCGATGATGCTGCGCTGGCTGCGGGAGCACGAAAACTTGGGACTGATTTTGCTGGAGGAGCTGGGGCTAGAGCTGGCCTGGCGACCGTCGCGATCGATGGAGCTGGGAGA
This genomic stretch from Geitlerinema sp. PCC 7407 harbors:
- the rpsR gene encoding 30S ribosomal protein S18, with the protein product MTYYRRRVSPIKPGEPIDYKDVDLLRKFITERGKILPRRITGLTAKQQRDLTVAIKRARVLALLPFINREG
- a CDS encoding ribonuclease catalytic domain-containing protein, yielding MQKGTLIEFRLHGDRRLAVAERPEGKKHWIVIDERGQSHTLHPRQVTYEVADQSYKPTEIPQFLAEVQNYLDPSSLEVAWELLVEDGESTTPALLAQLLFSDQSPAFCYAAHSLLSEDKLYFKQKGDSYEPRSVTQVAEIKHQVAVEAQRQREWQEFLARLEMALAGESVEWGSGDRPRLDTLERFATLGETANHRTPALEILAALKRPETPQGAFQLLVDLGLWSVHENLFLRRSQLPVEFSTKVIDVAHGRLQSPPPDAHPDRLDLTHLKVYTIDDESTREIDDGLSLEYLPDGRERLWIHIADPTRWVEPGDELDLEARRRGTTVYLPTGMIPMFPSDLATGPMSLIQGQICCALSFGVLLTAEGAVEDYSIHVSRIKPTYRLTYEDVDEMLQLGITAEPELNGIAEWARRRDRWRHAQGAISIRMPESSIKVQDDEVVVNVLEDSQARQLVAEMMILAGEVAAHYGQTHGLYMPFRNQTQPELPPEEELMQLPAGPVRACAIRRCMPRSEMSLTPARHASLGLDTYTQVTSPIRRYTDLLAHFQIKAHLRGEPTPFSSDVMQEVLASVSTTAYEAVLVERQTNRYWGLEFLRRHTGEVWQAMMLRWLREHENLGLILLEELGLELAWRPSRSMELGERIQVRVTYVDPRQDIVQFEEMASYETMAQTATSL